Proteins encoded by one window of Musa acuminata AAA Group cultivar baxijiao chromosome BXJ2-9, Cavendish_Baxijiao_AAA, whole genome shotgun sequence:
- the LOC103999434 gene encoding heavy metal-associated isoprenylated plant protein 47-like isoform X2, producing MKKIVIKVQIKCDKCRSKAIKLVAATGVDSVAIEGEDKDHLVIVGDDIDPANLTCILRKKVGHANILKVEKAKKHKLESVVHLYPNYPQCSQVVLYDSESCSSNTNACSIL from the exons ATGAAG AAGATAGTGATCAAAGTGCAGATAAAGTGCGACAAATGCCGCTCCAAAGCCATCAAGCTAGTTGCCGCAACAG GGGTTGATTCAGTCGCAATAGAAGGGGAGGACAAGGACCATCTGGTGATCGTCGGCGACGACATCGATCCTGCAAACTTAACATGCATCCTGAGGAAGAAAGTTGGCCATGCAAATATTCTCAAGGTGGAGAAAGCGAAGAAGCACAAGCTTGAGAGTGTGGTGCACTTGTATCCCAATTACCCACAGTGTTCTCAGGTGGTGTTGTATGATTCTGAAAGCTGCAGCTCCAACACAAATGCATGTTCCATCCTGTAA
- the LOC103999434 gene encoding heavy metal-associated isoprenylated plant protein 47-like isoform X1, translated as MKQKIVIKVQIKCDKCRSKAIKLVAATGVDSVAIEGEDKDHLVIVGDDIDPANLTCILRKKVGHANILKVEKAKKHKLESVVHLYPNYPQCSQVVLYDSESCSSNTNACSIL; from the exons ATGAAG CAGAAGATAGTGATCAAAGTGCAGATAAAGTGCGACAAATGCCGCTCCAAAGCCATCAAGCTAGTTGCCGCAACAG GGGTTGATTCAGTCGCAATAGAAGGGGAGGACAAGGACCATCTGGTGATCGTCGGCGACGACATCGATCCTGCAAACTTAACATGCATCCTGAGGAAGAAAGTTGGCCATGCAAATATTCTCAAGGTGGAGAAAGCGAAGAAGCACAAGCTTGAGAGTGTGGTGCACTTGTATCCCAATTACCCACAGTGTTCTCAGGTGGTGTTGTATGATTCTGAAAGCTGCAGCTCCAACACAAATGCATGTTCCATCCTGTAA
- the LOC135623754 gene encoding protein ALUMINUM SENSITIVE 3-like, whose product MFSPCSILDLLRSMDLYGQSSSWMGFLGGMIKPVVSTAVVVMAVILSFSQKLGLEGEMVQATVRSFLQLSVVGFVLQFIFAQKNAGWVLLAYLFMVSVAGYTAGRRAAHVPRGKWIAGASILIGTTATMFLPIALDVLPFTPQFFIPVSGMMVGHAMAVTGVTMKQLHDDIKAQRNLVEAALALGATPRQATMQQATRSLVVALSPDLDSVKTVGLITLPGTMTGLIMGGASPMAAIQLQIVITNMLVGACVMSSILSTYLCLPVFFTKAYQLDHHVLAAAN is encoded by the exons ATGTTTTCTCCATGTTCCATCCTTGATTTGCTCCGATCCATGGATCTCTACGGCCAGTCTTCTTCTTGGATGGGCTTCCTCGGAGGGATGATCAAGCCTGTGGTCTCGACGGCCGTGGTGGTGATGGCAGTGATCCTGTCCTTCTCTCAAAAGCTTGGACTTGAAGGGGAGATGGTTCAGGCCACTGTGAGATCCTTCCTCCAGCTCTCTGTCGTTGGTTTTGTGCTTCAGTTCATCTTCGCCCAGAAGAATGCTGGATGGGTTTTGCTTGCCTACTTGTTCATG GTATCGGTTGCTGGCTACACCGCAGGAAGGCGGGCGGCACACGTACCTCGCGGGAAGTGGATTGCCGGCGCATCCATCTTGATTGGAACAACGGCGACCATGTTCTTGCCCATCGCATTGGATGTTCTACCTTTCACGCCCCAGTTCTTCATCCCTGTTTCCGGGATGATGGTTGGTCACGCAATGGCCGTCACCGGAGTCACGATGAAGCAGCTCCATGACGACATCAAGGCCCAGAGGAACCTG GTGGAAGCGGCATTGGCTCTCGGCGCAACTCCTCGTCAAGCGACGATGCAGCAGGCGACGAGATCGCTGGTGGTGGCGCTGTCGCCGGACCTTGACAGCGTCAAGACCGTCGGCCTCATCACCCTGCCCGGGACCATGACAGGCCTCATAATGGGCGGCGCGTCTCCAATGGCGGCAATCCAGCTGCAGATAGTCATCACCAACATGCTTGTCGGGGCTTGTGTGATGAGCAGCATCCTTTCCACCTACCTGTGCCTGCCTGTGTTCTTCACCAAAGCTTACCAATTGGATCACCATGTGCTTGCTGCTGCAAATTAA
- the LOC135621904 gene encoding NDR1/HIN1-like protein 13 codes for MPPRLSSPYGLRPPKSATTPMKSGSPALQAPPLSEFYDSRTRTQHLLQPRHKTSPLIWCGAVVCVVFSLLLILAGVITLIIFLVVKPRNPSLDLTAASLNTIYIDSSTYLNSDFTFLANFSNPNHKIDFTFEYLGVELYFHDRIIAVQAVQPFAQRTGESRLESVHMVTSEVSLLPGLALQLQQQVRSNSVVYSIRGTFKVKASLGAGHFSYWIYPRCDVELSAPPNGVLVAKRCRMKS; via the coding sequence ATGCCTCCTCGTCTCAGCTCCCCTTACGGCCTCCGACCTCCTAAGTCAGCCACCACACCCATGAAATCAGGGTCACCGGCGCTGCAGGCGCCACCGTTGTCGGAGTTCTACGACTCGCGAACGAGGACGCAACACCTCCTGCAACCCCGCCACAAAACGAGCCCCTTGATATGGTGTGGTGCAGTCGTGTGCGTCGTCTTCAGTCTTCTCCTCATCCTCGCGGGGGTCATCACGCTCATCATCTTCCTCGTCGTCAAGCCGAGGAACCCCTCGCTGGATCTGACCGCCGCAAGCCTTAACACCATCTACATCGACTCCTCCACGTACCTAAATAGCGACTTCACCTTCCTCGCCAACTTCTCCAACCCAAACCACAAGATAGACTTCACGTTCGAGTACTTGGGCGTGGAGCTGTACTTCCACGACCGGATCATCGCGGTCCAGGCGGTGCAGCCTTTCGCTCAGCGGACAGGTGAGTCGAGGCTGGAGTCGGTGCACATGGTAACCAGCGAGGTGTCCCTTCTACCTGGCCTTGCCCTCCAGCTGCAGCAGCAGGTGAGAAGCAACAGTGTCGTGTACAGTATTAGAGGAACCTTCAAGGTGAAGGCAAGTCTGGGCGCAGGCCACTTCTCTTACTGGATCTACCCTCGCTGCGACGTTGAGCTGAGTGCTCCTCCAAATGGGGTGCTGGTGGCAAAACGTTGCAGAATGAAGTCTTGA